From the genome of Alicyclobacillus sp. SO9:
GTATGCCACGAGCCTGGAGAGCTATAGAGCGACGTGACCCCGTTCATCGAATTGGAATTTGGCCGCTCATGATTGAAAAACGCCGCTCCGGCATGATTGTGGCGGCAACGGGCAAGTCGCTCAAATCTCTACCAGAGCAAGCCGCGATGCTGTTCATGGATGCTGTGGCCGCATATATTTCATCGGGAATCGAATCTATCGGACGTCTCCAGCAGGCGGAGGAGGTAGGTCGACGAGATGCATTGACAGGCTTATATAATCGTCGTGGCTTTGAGGAAAAGTTTCTCCAGATTCAGGACGAGGCTGACAAACTCGGCTGTCACGTTCTATTCGCCTTAATTGATTTAGACGACTTTAAACAGATCAATGACACACAAGGTCACCCCGCAGGCGATATGGCCCTGAAACGGGTTGGGCGCATCCTTCACGACGCGGTAGCTGAAAAGGGCATTGCAGCACGTTATGGCGGGGATGAGTTTGCTGTAGTATTGCTGATTGATGAGCGAGACTTGGAGGGAGAACTTAAGCGCCTTCAAGAAGGCATCGTGGAAAAGACAGAAGGGCTATCGGTGAGTGTTGGCGGTGCAATAAATGAGACAAAGGATGACTTGGCGACTTGTTATGAAGCGGCGGATGAGCGATTGTATGTGGCGAAGCGTTCATCACAGGTATCCGAAACGGATAGGCAACCGTTTTTTATAACTCCCGAGGAGAGGAGGATCGAATTAAGAAATGTCGAAAAAAGAGGAATGATGGAGAAAATGCAACGTTTGGAAGACGGAGGGATAAGGAGAGAGAGCGGAATGGAGAAGAAAGTGAACGGAAGTAAAAATACATATAAATCTATAAATGTAAATAACCCCCTACGGGGGGGGGGGGGGGGGGGGGTATAACCTCCCTAAAAACCCATTAAATACCTATAAAGTTAAAAAACGGGATGTTGTACAAAGCCTCCGACATGATTGTGTCGTTTCCCGGTATCAGCCTATCGTGGATCATTTGAGCGAGAAGGTGATAGGATATGAGGCGCTGTCGCGTCCGTGGTGGCGCAAAGATTTGAATCCGGAAGGTTTTTTTCGCAGAGCGGCAGAAAGTGGAATGTCATATGCAGCGGATAATGTAGCTCTACCGACGTGCTGTCGAGATGTTCTGGTATCAGGGTTCAGTAAGAAGAGCCTCGAATTATGGGTAAATGTACTGCCATCAACGTTGTTGACCCTTGCTTTGTTGGAGACTTACGAAGTTTGCTTCGAGATACCGGCCTTCCTGAGGAACAACTAACTCTGGAGATTACAGAAATTGTACCCTATGATTCTGAAGAGTTGGTGGACAAGATTCAGATATTGCGGGAGTTGGGTGTGAAAATTGCATTGGATGATGTCGGAACGGCAGTTCATCACTCATAGCAATAGCAATTTGAATCCGGATTTTATCAAAGTAGATCAGCAGTTGATTCACGTGTGGCAACGTCAACCCGAAGCAAAGAGTACTTTCTGCATTAGTGGACTATATGGGTGATGGTGGACGAGTGATTGCGGAGGGGGTGGAGTGTAAGGAGGATTTAATTGCGGTGAGTAGAGCGGGTATTTCGATGAGTCAAGGATTTTTTTGGAGTAAACCCAAGAATGTGAATGAGCTGGATGAACTTGAAATCTCACTGGAAGCAAAGAGGTTCTCTATGTATCGGTTGAACCTCATTGAAAATAGACCGATTCAGAGCGAGATGTTCATTGAGAAGAGCCGGGAGGTGGATCATCTGATATCTCTGATCATGCGTCGAGAGGACATGAAGCTGTCTCACTGGGTGAGACCGTAGTTCAAGCGGAGGTCAGTGGGTTGATGTTTGCCATGTTCCAATTGTCTGGAGTAATACACATCGTCCAGTTAGCGCTGTTATCGGAGTTCATCCTCCTCAATTACTTTATTTGACGCCACTGCGGCCTTGGTTCACAGTCACCTGTCATCGTCTCAGCCTATTCGGCTCGTTCCTCAAAACAGGCAACGCCTTTGGCATAGGCTACCGTATGTATATTCTGTTCGTTATGCTACTAGGATGAAAGGCTCAACAGATAAGCCCATTTTTCGCTGGATTCGTCATGGTGGGCTGCACTTACAATCCATGATAGGGGGATTCACACTACATGATTACCAACACCCTAAAGTCGCACTTCATCAGAGGTTTACAGCCTAACTGCTGTACCGTATTCCCCCATCAGCCATGGCTAAGTTGTGCCGAACTCCTCACAACACCGTTACACCGCATGTCAGGGGTAGGTTTGCGGTCTAAGTTCAGGCGGGATGAGTGTGTGCCACATGATGGTCGAGAATTTTCATGTCACAACCCAAGTGCTTAAGCAAGATATCAAGCTAACCATGACGCAACGATGTAAGGCTCACTAATCGAATGTATCCAATGACAATCAGCATTGCCAGCATATAAGAAACAAACGTCCACCCCAGATTCCACCCATGTTCATAATGAACGTACTGCAGTACTACGCCGACGGCTTCAGCCAATGTTAACAACAGAGAACTTACCAATACAACAATCCCGCTTCTAACGTGCTGGCGTAATGCAAACGTAGAAAAGCTTGCAACTACTGGATATAAGCCAATATTTACAGGTAATGCAAATAAAGTTTCAGGGTTGACCGCTAGTGTGGTCGACCAGAAGTCTAGTGCAAATCCAAGTTCATTAATCACACAAGCTACAGCAATTGCAACTGGAGTCGTTAGCCAGATTGCGTCTTTATCCCATTTCCACAGACAGATGCCTGCAATCCATGGGATAAGAAAACCTCCGATCCATAAGAAGAACATTATAATACCTCTTACATTTGTTTTTTGTATTTATTCCCTTGTGCATTAGTGGTTTATTCAATTTATAGTTTATTAAATACGCCCATTAACACGCTTTAACTACATAAAAAGGGAGTTGTAGGTCGTTCCGTAAGAGTTATTTGGTTTTACAAATTGACCCCAAGGCACAGGTTAGGTATGTACCATGAGATAAAGCGGCTACCAAAGTCAGTCTTTGTGATTAATACTGCGAGGGTCTCCTAGATGGACTTTCCCCTCAAGGCTGAAGCCAAGTAGTCGATATCTTTGCACTCCCGTAAGTTCTGACCCTGGTATGCGCTGTCGTTTTAATATCGAGAGCTTCATTCAAATGTCTTCTAGCACAGTCATACTGTCATGAAGAGCCAAAATATTCGTGAGGGAATGCATTGTTCAGAATTGGTTATCTTGTTAAAAATAAGGGCAGCCCATCAAAGGGACTGCCCTTCCAAAGTTGCAGAGATTTCATCGGAGGGCGTAGACATAGGTCGTTCAGGTTCCGTGACACCTAGGCGTTCTTTAATAGCATATTGAAGCAGTTGTGAGAAGTTCAATTTTTGGTTCTCTGCAGCATCGTTTAGCCATTTTGGAATGGTAAGCGTCTTCTTAATGGATTTATTCGCCATTTCATCACGAACCAAATCCATCCACGCAGTGACTAACAGGGGTACCGCCGACATTTTAACGAAAATATACGCTAAGACATTTATTGGAACGTGAATGCAAGCTTTTCCTACTCTAAGAGTTCCCTGAAACATGAAGAAACACGGTATATATACACCGCGTTCCGCATATTCATTCGTATTTGTGTGACGGCCGATCTTGCGCTAACGCCCCCTTATGCGCAATAAATTTTCTAATGAATTTTAAGCTAACAACAGTAGGGTGCTGAACTGGCGTCTCGGTATCATGCTAATTTCTGCACCCAGTTCCGAGTTCTGCGATACCACAAGAACAATCCTGCACGGAGTGCATTGTCGCATGCGATGCTTACCCACACAGCGGGTAAGCCAAATCCTAAACGCCAGGCGAAAACGTAAACCCGAGTGTTCGAATCACCCAAATACCTATCATTGTGGTTATCATCGGGAACCTACTGTTTCCGCCAGCTTGAATTGCAGAAGTGTCGACCAAAACAGCAGCCAGGAATGGCTGGGAGAAGATATCGATTGCCAGGATGATAAACAACAGATGAATGACGTGTTGATTATGAGTAAACAGCAGTCCAATCCACGGGCTGAATAGACATAACAAGATCGCCACTGCCGTCATGGAAACTGCTGATTCGATATAGCTCCAACGGCGATATATCCTGACATCCGATTCATTGCCGCCTCCGATCGCTTGCCCAATCGTAGCGGTTGCCGCTACCGCGAATCCATTTCCGATAGTGAAACCAAATGTGGTGAGCGTGCCAGCGATGTTATGTGTTGCATAGACGTCAACACCCATGCGCACGATGAGACCGAAATAAACAACTTGACCAAGACGCATGGATAGACGTTCTAATGCGGCGGGCACGGCGAACTTGATCATGCTCCAACTCAATGATCCCGAGAGCGTCAAGTCGGACCCATGCAATGTGAGTGCTTCCACGCGCCGCGACTTAACCCATAGGCGAATCAGTGCATACAAGCGAGCAATCACCATCGCGATGGCTGCTCCCTCAAGTCCCAAACCATGGAAGGACCCAACTCCGAAAATCAACACGTAATCGAGGATGACGTGCAAGACGTTCATCTCCAGTCCCACACGAAGTGGAACTTTCGTTAGACCAAGAGCCCGAAACGCAGCAGATTGAGCAGTAAAAAATGCAATTAAGGGTGAGATCCCGAGAACAATCATGAAATATGGTAGCGCCGTCGCTTGCAACGTCCCTCGCGTACCCATGATATGTAAGAGTGGTATCGCGAACAAAAACGAAATCACGGATACAATGAGTCCGATGATTAACGCGATAACAAATCCGTGCCATATCACTGAACGACCACGTTCAAGATTCTTCGCACCAACGGCGCGCGATAGGTACACGGAAAGTGCTGCCGAGACGGCCGTAAATACTCCGATGTACTTGGCACTGTAGACGTTGGTCACGCCAACGGCGTCAATGGAAATTAGTCCTAATTTGGCAATGAAGAACGTATCGACTACCCCTAGTAAATTCTGCAGATACGATTCACAAATAGCAGGCAGTGCGATTTGGAACACCCGCTGGGCTTGTCGCGGAATTGTCGTGACAACACTCAATTCCATCTTCCTTTCCATGTATCAACACAGTCATCTCTTGACGAGCATAACCAATACACCTGCCAAGCACACTACAGCACCAATCCATTCAGTGATCAGGCGTGCGTTTGTCAACAAACCATCCCCAAAACACAGCCATTGCTATAAATATCCCGCCATAAGCGGCGTACGTCTTTCCAAATGAAAATTCTTGGCGAGTAGCATACCATACAAAATCATGGCAAGAGCGCCAATGGGGATAAGGAGAGAGAGCGGAATGGAGAAGAAAGTGAACGGAAGTAAAAATACATATAAATCTATAAATGTAAATAACCCCCTACGGGGGGGGGGGGGGGGGGGGGTATAACCTCCCTAAAAACCCATTAAATACCTATAAAGTTAAAAAACGGATGTTGTACAAAGCCTCCGACATGATTGTGTCGTTTCCCGGTATCAGCCTATCGTGGATCATTTGAGCGAGAAGGTGATAGGATATGAGCGCTGTCGCGTCCGTGGTGGCGCAAAGATTTGAATCCGGAAGGTTTTTTTCGCAGAGCGGCAGAAAGTGGAATGTCATATGCAGCGGATAATGTAGCTCTACCGACGTGCTGTCGAGATGTTCTGGTATCAGGTTCAGTAAGAAGAGCCTCGAATTATGGGTAAATGTACTGCCATCAACGTTGTTGACCCTTGCTTTGTTGGAGACTTACGAAGTTTGCTTCGAGATACCGGCCTTCCTGAGGAACAACTAACTCTGGAGATTACAGAAATTGTACCCTATGATTCTGAAGAGTTGGTGGACAAGATTCAGATATTGCGGGAGTTGGGTGTGAAAATTGCATTGGATGATGTCGGAACGGCAGTTCATCACTCATAGCAATAGCAATTTGAATCCGGATTTTATCAAAGTAGATCAGCAGTTGATTCACGTGTGGCAACGTCAACCCGAAGCAAAGAGTACTTTCTGCATTAGTGGACTATATGGGTGATGGTGGACGAGTGATTGCGGAGGGGGTGGAGTGTAAGGAGGATTTAATTGCGGTGAGTAGAGCGGGTATTTCGATGAGTCAAGGATTTTTTTGGAGTAAACCCAAGAATGTGAATGAGCTGGATGAACTTGAAATCTCACTGGAAGCAAAGAGGTTCTCTATGTATCGGTTGAACCTCATTGAAAATAGACCGATTCAGAGCGAGATGTTCATTGAGAAGAGCCGGGAGGTGGATCATCTGATATCTCTGATCATGCGTCGAGAGGACATGAAGCTGTCTCACTGGGTGAGACCGTAGTTCCAAGCGGAGGTCAGTGGGTGATGTTTGCCATGTTCCAATTGTCTGGAGTAATACACATCGTCCAGTTAGCGCTGTTATCGGAGTTCATCCTCCTCAATTACTTTATTTGACGCCACTGCGGCCTTGGTTCACAGTCACCTGT
Proteins encoded in this window:
- a CDS encoding GGDEF domain-containing protein; translated protein: MTYNGFREFFSRLTEGPQVSSELDFLREVGGKLRRYTEIDSGFFVYCFSQNQERSVKDRHVCVPWGMFQETYVPEELMSLACSEIGTSFPTTRRWVPLSSMPRAWRAIERRDPVHRIGIWPLMIEKRRSGMIVAATGKSLKSLPEQAAMLFMDAVAAYISSGIESIGRLQQAEEVGRRDALTGLYNRRGFEEKFLQIQDEADKLGCHVLFALIDLDDFKQINDTQGHPAGDMALKRVGRILHDAVAEKGIAARYGGDEFAVVLLIDERDLEGELKRLQEGIVEKTEGLSVSVGGAINETKDDLATCYEAADERLYVAKRSSQVSETDRQPFFITPEERRIELRNVEKRGMMEKMQRLEDGGIRRESGMEKKVNGSKNTYKSINVNNPLRGGGGGGV
- a CDS encoding MATE family efflux transporter, translated to MSVVTTIPRQAQRVFQIALPAICESYLQNLLGVVDTFFIAKLGLISIDAVGVTNVYSAKYIGVFTAVSAALSVYLSRAVGAKNLERGRSVIWHGFVIALIIGLIVSVISFLFAIPLLHIMGTRGTLQATALPYFMIVLGISPLIAFFTAQSAAFRALGLTKVPLRVGLEMNVLHVILDYVLIFGVGSFHGLGLEGAAIAMVIARLYALIRLWVKSRRVEALTLHGSDLTLSGSLSWSMIKFAVPAALERLSMRLGQVVYFGLIVRMGVDVYATHNIAGTLTTFGFTIGNGFAVAATATIGQAIGGGNESDVRIYRRWSYIESAVSMTAVAILLCLFSPWIGLLFTHNQHVIHLLFIILAIDIFSQPFLAAVLVDTSAIQAGGNSRFPMITTMIGIWVIRTLGFTFSPGV
- a CDS encoding EAL domain-containing protein, whose protein sequence is MGKCTAINVVDPCFVGDLRSLLRDTGLPEEQLTLEITEIVPYDSEELVDKIQILRELGVKIALDDVGTAVHHS